The following coding sequences lie in one Sorghum bicolor cultivar BTx623 chromosome 6, Sorghum_bicolor_NCBIv3, whole genome shotgun sequence genomic window:
- the LOC8057584 gene encoding transport and Golgi organization 2 homolog encodes MCIAAWAWQCHPTHRLLLLFNRDEYHSRPTQPAQWWAAGEDGKEILGGRDELGGGTWMGCTRDGKLAFLTNVREPSSLIGAKTRGQLPVRFLQGSHGPLEYATEIAKEADQYNGFNLILADVNSGTMVYISNRPGGDPVIQTVAPGLHVLSNAAIDSPWPKAMRLGQSFEGYLATHDDAEASLKHMVEELMMDTARPDRSMVPDTGVDPEWEYKLSSIFIDTTKEQAQYGTRSMAALAAKLKGEVAFYERYLENSLWKENLIQFQMDTAQ; translated from the exons ATGTGCATCGCGGCATGGGCGTGGCAGTGCCACCCGACGCACCGCCTGCTTCTGCTCTTCAATCGCGACGAGTATCACTCCAG GCCGACGCAGCCGGCGCAGTGGTGGGCGGCGGGGGAGGACGGCAAGGAGATCCTCGGAGGTAGGGACGAGCTCGGCGGAGGAACGTGGATGGGGTGCACGAGGGACGGTAAGCTCGCCTTCCTTACCAACGTGCGCGAACCCAGCTCGCTGATCGGGGCCAAGACCAGAGGACAGCTCCCGGTCAGGTTTCTACAG GGCAGTCATGGCCCATTGGAGTATGCCACAGAAATTGCAAAGGAAGCAGATCAGTACAATGGATTTAATCTTATATTGGCTGATGTGAACTCAGGAACCATGGTTTACATCTCTAATAGACCTGGAGGTGATCCTGTGATTCAAACAGTTGCTCCTGGGCTTCATGTGCTTTCGAATGCTGCAATTGATTCCCCTTGGCCAAAG GCAATGCGCTTAGGACAGAGTTTCGAAGGATATCTGGCAACACATGATGATGCAGAAGCTTCTTTAAAACATATGGTAGAAGAGTTGATGATGGATACTGCCAGGCCAGATAGATCTATGGTGCCTGACACCGGAGTCGACCCTGAGTGGGAGTACAAGCTAAGTTCAATATTCATTGACACTACAAAGGAACAG GCACAATATGGAACACGAAGCATGGCGGCGCTAGCAGCGAAATTGAAAGGTGAGGTAGCATTCTATGAAAGGTACTTGGAGAACAGCTTGTGGAAGGAGAATCTCATACAGTTCCAGATGGATACGGCACAGTAG
- the LOC110436389 gene encoding HMG1/2-like protein isoform X2 has translation MKDTSFKASGAKRKKAGGAKRGITPFFAFLAEFRPQFLEKHPELKGVKEVSKAAGEKWRSMSDEEKAKYGSTKKQGDKASKKSTSSKKAKTDGREGEEAVKSEVEDDDEQDGNEDENE, from the exons ATGAAGGACACCTC GTTCAAGGCCAGCGGCGCCAAGCGCAAGAAGGCCGGCGGTGCCAAGCGCGGGATCACCCCCTTCTTCGCGTTTCT GGCTGAGTTCAGGCCGCAGTTCTTGGAGAAGCACCCTGAGCTCAAGGGCGTAAAGGAG GTGAGCAAGGCGGCTGGGGAGAAGTGGCGCTCTATGTCGGATGAG GAGAAGGCAAAGTATGGCTCTACCAAGAAGCAGGGCGACAaagcaagcaagaag AGCACTAGCTCCAAGAAGGCCAAAACTGATGGTCGGGAGGGAGAGGAAGCAGTGAAGTCTGAGGTTGAGGATGATGATGAGCAGGATGGCAATGAG GATGAAAATGAGTAA
- the LOC110436389 gene encoding HMG1/2-like protein isoform X1 — protein MKDTSFKASGAKRKKAGGAKRGITPFFAFLAEFRPQFLEKHPELKGVKEVSKAAGEKWRSMSDEEKAKYGSTKKQGDKASKKESTSSKKAKTDGREGEEAVKSEVEDDDEQDGNEDENE, from the exons ATGAAGGACACCTC GTTCAAGGCCAGCGGCGCCAAGCGCAAGAAGGCCGGCGGTGCCAAGCGCGGGATCACCCCCTTCTTCGCGTTTCT GGCTGAGTTCAGGCCGCAGTTCTTGGAGAAGCACCCTGAGCTCAAGGGCGTAAAGGAG GTGAGCAAGGCGGCTGGGGAGAAGTGGCGCTCTATGTCGGATGAG GAGAAGGCAAAGTATGGCTCTACCAAGAAGCAGGGCGACAaagcaagcaagaag GAGAGCACTAGCTCCAAGAAGGCCAAAACTGATGGTCGGGAGGGAGAGGAAGCAGTGAAGTCTGAGGTTGAGGATGATGATGAGCAGGATGGCAATGAG GATGAAAATGAGTAA
- the LOC8056605 gene encoding uncharacterized protein LOC8056605 isoform X1, producing the protein MEAAGGNRCDAAKCRRSIPLLNRKLASGGPLLPSGEDTRKESPISACFDPAMFVKKLVEKASKKQHIGTISSLRAEDVSPRLAFHYGVPADATLLAYDPVLHVLAVATRNGQIKLFGRDNTQALLQSPSPLPSRFLQFAEGQGVLLNVNTQNQIEVWDIDAKKLCYLHPTEKAVTAFSVLQKSFYIYVGDSSGNVSLLKLDLAQRCLADMPYWIPFTESYGSTASAGNDVEVIFVSPQPLAELNRVLIIFRDGVMSLWDIKASKAVSISGKTMQQQSQKEAKNVTSACWVCAKGSKIAIGYDNGDLYIWAIPEVTSTQNSSSMGSQNLPIQRLNLGYKLDKLPIVSLQWISSDGKAGRLYINGFNDHGHLFQVLILNEESESRIVKMVLPIAESCQGMELVTGLSDPNKHRQSALVLLLKSGQICLYDDSEIERYLHSQSRSPPTLPNCSYVKLPYGDSGISVAKFYTCNPAAFASSDEDYFSSATKYPWLFSMKDKGQTLTSFTNIHKTRNLCITGHVDGTISFWDASCPHLLQIFMIKQQNEDNTSTSSPITSLQFDMSSSILLSGERSGMVRIVTFKKDSSDNIFSFLNAKQGDNCNVRSIKLKGAVTTMSSISKSKHFAAGTEKGIVSVINVEDATILYQKQFECRLSGGVASLQFEIYSHNGYDKDILIAAMEDSSIFIIEEENGKLLNPNPVQTDKPTKALLLQMLELLPNDTPGVSDNHDTVSKESLLLLCTENAIRLFSLSHAIQGTKKIINKKKLNSSCCFASLIHSSSNDIGLILVFSNGKIEIRSLADLSLLKDAFLRGFVFSRNLNSTSSIACSSDGETILFNGEETYFFSTLCQDEIYRHVDSISTVYRKENSTREDSSFVVKSPKEKKKGLFGMIMKDNKGSKSNESAANGSVATTSEELASIFSSTNFTPPSEGRNSSLRDDENVELDIDDIDIDDNPQKPKGPHFPGLSKEKISKGLHTLRGKLKPKTEEKISSGNKKTEDETSVSQVDQIKMKYGYANTTNDDSTSVPKMIGNKLQENMKKLEGINLRAADMANGAQSFSAMAKELLRTTKNEKGTS; encoded by the exons ATGGAGGCTGCTGGAGGCAACAGATGCGACGCCGCCAAGTGCCGGCGTTCGATCCCGCTCCTGAACAGGAAGTTGGCAAGTGGGGGTCCGCTGCTTCCTTCCGGTGAAGATACTAGAAAGGAGTCGCCGATCTCGGCCTGCTTTGATCCGGCCATGTTCGTCAAGAAGCTCGTGGAGAAGGCCTCCAAGAAG CAGCATATCGGCACCATCAGCTCCCTGCGCGCCGAGGACGTCAGCCCGCGGCTAGCCTTCCACTATGGCGTCCCGGCCGACGCCACCCTCCTCGCCTACGACCCCGTCCTACACGTCCTCGCCGTCGCCACCAG GAATGGGCAGATCAAGCTGTTCGGCCGCGACAACACGCAGGCGTTGCTCCAGTCGCCCTCCCCACTCCCTTCCAGGTTCTTGCAG TTTGCCGAGGGCCAAGGAGTTCTGCTGAATGTCAACACCCAGAACCAGATCgag GTTTGGGACATTGATGCTAAAAAACTCTGTTATCTGCACCCGACTGAGAAGGCGGTCACTGCATTCTCTGTGCTGCAGAAGAGCTTCTACAT ATATGTTGGAGATAGTTCTGGAAATGTGTCTCTATTGAAGCTTGATTTGGCTCAGAGATGCCTAGCTGACATGCCGTACTGGATTCCTTTTACTGAATCTTATG GTTCCACTGCTAGTGCTGGTAATGATGTCGAAGTAATATTTGTTTCTCCCCAGCCTTTGGCTGAATTGAACAG GGTGCTCATTATCTTCAGAGATGGGGTTATGAGTTTGTGGGATATTAAAGCTAGCAAAGCAGTATCCATATCCGGTAAAACTATGCAGCAGCAGTCACAGAAGGAGGCTAAAAATGTAACATCAGCATGCTGGGTTTGTGCCAAGGGAAGCAAAATTGCTATTGGATACGACAATGGTGATTTATACATTTGGGCCATTCCTGAGGTTACAAGTACACAAAATTCCTCATCTATGGGCAGCCAGAATCTACCTATTCAGAGGCTTAACCTAGGATACAAGCTAGACAAGTTGCCAATAGTCTCTTTGCAATGGATCTCTAGCGATGGAAAGGCAGGTCGTTTGTATATCAATGGTTTCAATGATCATGGACACCTATTTCAG GTCCTGATTCTGAATGAAGAGAGTGAATCGCGAATTGTAAAGATGGTCCTGCCTATCGCTGAATCTTGCCAAGGAATGGAACTTGTTACAGGGCTTAGTGACCCAAATAAGCACAGACAAAGTGCCCTTGTTCTCTTGTTGAAATCTGGTCAGATCTGTTTATATGATGATTCAGAAATTGAGCGCTATCTCCACTCCCAATCTAGATCACCTCCAACACTTCCAAACTGTTCATATGTGAAGCTTCCTTATGGTGATTCAGGCATCAGTGTTGCAAAGTTCTATACATGTAACCCTGCAGCCTTTGCTTCTTCGGATGAG GATTATTTTTCATCAGCCACCAAATATCCATGGCTGTTTTCAATGAAGGATAAAGGTCAGACTTTAACAAGTTTTACCAACATTCATAAGACCCGGAACCTCTGTATAACTGGACATGTAGATGGAACCATAAGCTTTTGGGATGCATCATGCCCTCATTTGCTGCAGATTTTTATGATAAAGCAGCAG AATGAAGACAATACATCAACTAGCAGCCCTATCACATCATTACAGTTTGATATGTCCTCTAGCATTTTGTTGTCTGGAGAAAGGAGTGGAATG GTCCGTATTGTCACATTCAAAAAGGACTCCAGCGACAACATATTCTCCTTTTTAAATG CAAAGCAAGGAGATAACTGCAATGTCAGAAGTATAAAGCTTAAAGGAGCTGTAACCACAATGTCTTCTATCTCAAAATCAAAGCATTTTGCTGCTGGGACAGAAAAAGGAATT GTATCAGTTATCAATGTAGAAGATGCTACAATCTTATATCAAAAACAGTTTGAGTGTCGACTATCTGGTGGAGTCGCCTCTTTGCAATTTGAAATCTATAGTCATAATGGATATGACAAGGACATTTTGATAGCAGCTATGGAAGATTCATCTATTTTTATTATCGAGGAAGAAAATGGGAAACTTTTGAACCCCAACCCAGTTCAGACTGACAAACCCACTAAAGCCCTTCTTCTGCAGATGTTAG AGTTATTGCCCAATGACACACCAGGAGTTTCAGATAACCACGATACAGTATCCAAGGAATCATTGCTGTTACTTTGCACTGAAAATGCGATCCGCTTATTTTCCTTGAGCCACGCAATTCAG GGCACAAAGAAGATAATCAATAAGAAGAAATTGAACAGTAGTTGTTGTTTCGCCTCTCTTATTCATAGTTCTTCTAATGACATTGGACTTATACTTGTCTTCTCCAATGGGAAAATTGAAATAAG ATCCCTGGCAGACTTATCGTTGTTGAAGGATGCATTTTTACGAGGTTTTGTGTTCTCAAGAAACTTGAATTCAACTAGTTCCATAGCATGTTCATCTGATGGAGAAACCATCTTG TTTAATGGAGAAGAGACCTATTTTTTCTCTACGCTCTGCCAGGATGAGATATACCG GCACGTGGACAGCATTAGTACAGTATACAGAAAAGAGAACTCAACCAGGGAAGACTCTTCTTTTGTAGTGAAATCtcctaaagaaaagaaaaag GGTCTGTTTGGAATGATTATGAAAGATAACAAAGGAAGCAAATCAAATGAAAGTGCTGCAAATGGCAGCGTTGCAACGACTTCTGAAGAGCTGGCTTCAATATTTTCATCAACTAACTTTACTCCGCCATCTGAGGGAAGGAACAGTTCACTACGAGATGATGAAAATGTCGAGCTGGACATAG ATGATATCGACATTGATGACAACCCACAGAAGCCAAAAGGACCACATTTCCCTGGTCTAAGCAAAGAGAAAATCAGCAAGGGACTCCATACCCTTAGAG GAAAGTTGAAGCCCAAGACTGAAGAAAAGATAAGCTCAGGAAACAAGAAAACTGAAGATGAAACATCAGTGAGTCAAGTCGATCAGATAAAGATGAAGTATGGATATGCAAATACAACAAATGAT GACTCAACCAGTGTTCCAAAAATGATTGGAAACAAGCTGCAGGAGAATATGAAAAAGTTGGAG GGCATTAACCTTCGGGCTGCTGATATGGCCAACGGCGCCCAGTCATTCTCTGCAATGGCAAAAGAGCTACTCCGGACAACAAAGAACGAGAAGGGGACCTCATAA
- the LOC8056605 gene encoding uncharacterized protein LOC8056605 isoform X2, which yields MEAAGGNRCDAAKCRRSIPLLNRKLASGGPLLPSGEDTRKESPISACFDPAMFVKKLVEKASKKHIGTISSLRAEDVSPRLAFHYGVPADATLLAYDPVLHVLAVATRNGQIKLFGRDNTQALLQSPSPLPSRFLQFAEGQGVLLNVNTQNQIEVWDIDAKKLCYLHPTEKAVTAFSVLQKSFYIYVGDSSGNVSLLKLDLAQRCLADMPYWIPFTESYGSTASAGNDVEVIFVSPQPLAELNRVLIIFRDGVMSLWDIKASKAVSISGKTMQQQSQKEAKNVTSACWVCAKGSKIAIGYDNGDLYIWAIPEVTSTQNSSSMGSQNLPIQRLNLGYKLDKLPIVSLQWISSDGKAGRLYINGFNDHGHLFQVLILNEESESRIVKMVLPIAESCQGMELVTGLSDPNKHRQSALVLLLKSGQICLYDDSEIERYLHSQSRSPPTLPNCSYVKLPYGDSGISVAKFYTCNPAAFASSDEDYFSSATKYPWLFSMKDKGQTLTSFTNIHKTRNLCITGHVDGTISFWDASCPHLLQIFMIKQQNEDNTSTSSPITSLQFDMSSSILLSGERSGMVRIVTFKKDSSDNIFSFLNAKQGDNCNVRSIKLKGAVTTMSSISKSKHFAAGTEKGIVSVINVEDATILYQKQFECRLSGGVASLQFEIYSHNGYDKDILIAAMEDSSIFIIEEENGKLLNPNPVQTDKPTKALLLQMLELLPNDTPGVSDNHDTVSKESLLLLCTENAIRLFSLSHAIQGTKKIINKKKLNSSCCFASLIHSSSNDIGLILVFSNGKIEIRSLADLSLLKDAFLRGFVFSRNLNSTSSIACSSDGETILFNGEETYFFSTLCQDEIYRHVDSISTVYRKENSTREDSSFVVKSPKEKKKGLFGMIMKDNKGSKSNESAANGSVATTSEELASIFSSTNFTPPSEGRNSSLRDDENVELDIDDIDIDDNPQKPKGPHFPGLSKEKISKGLHTLRGKLKPKTEEKISSGNKKTEDETSVSQVDQIKMKYGYANTTNDDSTSVPKMIGNKLQENMKKLEGINLRAADMANGAQSFSAMAKELLRTTKNEKGTS from the exons ATGGAGGCTGCTGGAGGCAACAGATGCGACGCCGCCAAGTGCCGGCGTTCGATCCCGCTCCTGAACAGGAAGTTGGCAAGTGGGGGTCCGCTGCTTCCTTCCGGTGAAGATACTAGAAAGGAGTCGCCGATCTCGGCCTGCTTTGATCCGGCCATGTTCGTCAAGAAGCTCGTGGAGAAGGCCTCCAAGAAG CATATCGGCACCATCAGCTCCCTGCGCGCCGAGGACGTCAGCCCGCGGCTAGCCTTCCACTATGGCGTCCCGGCCGACGCCACCCTCCTCGCCTACGACCCCGTCCTACACGTCCTCGCCGTCGCCACCAG GAATGGGCAGATCAAGCTGTTCGGCCGCGACAACACGCAGGCGTTGCTCCAGTCGCCCTCCCCACTCCCTTCCAGGTTCTTGCAG TTTGCCGAGGGCCAAGGAGTTCTGCTGAATGTCAACACCCAGAACCAGATCgag GTTTGGGACATTGATGCTAAAAAACTCTGTTATCTGCACCCGACTGAGAAGGCGGTCACTGCATTCTCTGTGCTGCAGAAGAGCTTCTACAT ATATGTTGGAGATAGTTCTGGAAATGTGTCTCTATTGAAGCTTGATTTGGCTCAGAGATGCCTAGCTGACATGCCGTACTGGATTCCTTTTACTGAATCTTATG GTTCCACTGCTAGTGCTGGTAATGATGTCGAAGTAATATTTGTTTCTCCCCAGCCTTTGGCTGAATTGAACAG GGTGCTCATTATCTTCAGAGATGGGGTTATGAGTTTGTGGGATATTAAAGCTAGCAAAGCAGTATCCATATCCGGTAAAACTATGCAGCAGCAGTCACAGAAGGAGGCTAAAAATGTAACATCAGCATGCTGGGTTTGTGCCAAGGGAAGCAAAATTGCTATTGGATACGACAATGGTGATTTATACATTTGGGCCATTCCTGAGGTTACAAGTACACAAAATTCCTCATCTATGGGCAGCCAGAATCTACCTATTCAGAGGCTTAACCTAGGATACAAGCTAGACAAGTTGCCAATAGTCTCTTTGCAATGGATCTCTAGCGATGGAAAGGCAGGTCGTTTGTATATCAATGGTTTCAATGATCATGGACACCTATTTCAG GTCCTGATTCTGAATGAAGAGAGTGAATCGCGAATTGTAAAGATGGTCCTGCCTATCGCTGAATCTTGCCAAGGAATGGAACTTGTTACAGGGCTTAGTGACCCAAATAAGCACAGACAAAGTGCCCTTGTTCTCTTGTTGAAATCTGGTCAGATCTGTTTATATGATGATTCAGAAATTGAGCGCTATCTCCACTCCCAATCTAGATCACCTCCAACACTTCCAAACTGTTCATATGTGAAGCTTCCTTATGGTGATTCAGGCATCAGTGTTGCAAAGTTCTATACATGTAACCCTGCAGCCTTTGCTTCTTCGGATGAG GATTATTTTTCATCAGCCACCAAATATCCATGGCTGTTTTCAATGAAGGATAAAGGTCAGACTTTAACAAGTTTTACCAACATTCATAAGACCCGGAACCTCTGTATAACTGGACATGTAGATGGAACCATAAGCTTTTGGGATGCATCATGCCCTCATTTGCTGCAGATTTTTATGATAAAGCAGCAG AATGAAGACAATACATCAACTAGCAGCCCTATCACATCATTACAGTTTGATATGTCCTCTAGCATTTTGTTGTCTGGAGAAAGGAGTGGAATG GTCCGTATTGTCACATTCAAAAAGGACTCCAGCGACAACATATTCTCCTTTTTAAATG CAAAGCAAGGAGATAACTGCAATGTCAGAAGTATAAAGCTTAAAGGAGCTGTAACCACAATGTCTTCTATCTCAAAATCAAAGCATTTTGCTGCTGGGACAGAAAAAGGAATT GTATCAGTTATCAATGTAGAAGATGCTACAATCTTATATCAAAAACAGTTTGAGTGTCGACTATCTGGTGGAGTCGCCTCTTTGCAATTTGAAATCTATAGTCATAATGGATATGACAAGGACATTTTGATAGCAGCTATGGAAGATTCATCTATTTTTATTATCGAGGAAGAAAATGGGAAACTTTTGAACCCCAACCCAGTTCAGACTGACAAACCCACTAAAGCCCTTCTTCTGCAGATGTTAG AGTTATTGCCCAATGACACACCAGGAGTTTCAGATAACCACGATACAGTATCCAAGGAATCATTGCTGTTACTTTGCACTGAAAATGCGATCCGCTTATTTTCCTTGAGCCACGCAATTCAG GGCACAAAGAAGATAATCAATAAGAAGAAATTGAACAGTAGTTGTTGTTTCGCCTCTCTTATTCATAGTTCTTCTAATGACATTGGACTTATACTTGTCTTCTCCAATGGGAAAATTGAAATAAG ATCCCTGGCAGACTTATCGTTGTTGAAGGATGCATTTTTACGAGGTTTTGTGTTCTCAAGAAACTTGAATTCAACTAGTTCCATAGCATGTTCATCTGATGGAGAAACCATCTTG TTTAATGGAGAAGAGACCTATTTTTTCTCTACGCTCTGCCAGGATGAGATATACCG GCACGTGGACAGCATTAGTACAGTATACAGAAAAGAGAACTCAACCAGGGAAGACTCTTCTTTTGTAGTGAAATCtcctaaagaaaagaaaaag GGTCTGTTTGGAATGATTATGAAAGATAACAAAGGAAGCAAATCAAATGAAAGTGCTGCAAATGGCAGCGTTGCAACGACTTCTGAAGAGCTGGCTTCAATATTTTCATCAACTAACTTTACTCCGCCATCTGAGGGAAGGAACAGTTCACTACGAGATGATGAAAATGTCGAGCTGGACATAG ATGATATCGACATTGATGACAACCCACAGAAGCCAAAAGGACCACATTTCCCTGGTCTAAGCAAAGAGAAAATCAGCAAGGGACTCCATACCCTTAGAG GAAAGTTGAAGCCCAAGACTGAAGAAAAGATAAGCTCAGGAAACAAGAAAACTGAAGATGAAACATCAGTGAGTCAAGTCGATCAGATAAAGATGAAGTATGGATATGCAAATACAACAAATGAT GACTCAACCAGTGTTCCAAAAATGATTGGAAACAAGCTGCAGGAGAATATGAAAAAGTTGGAG GGCATTAACCTTCGGGCTGCTGATATGGCCAACGGCGCCCAGTCATTCTCTGCAATGGCAAAAGAGCTACTCCGGACAACAAAGAACGAGAAGGGGACCTCATAA